A window from Eubalaena glacialis isolate mEubGla1 chromosome 1, mEubGla1.1.hap2.+ XY, whole genome shotgun sequence encodes these proteins:
- the SGMS1 gene encoding phosphatidylcholine:ceramide cholinephosphotransferase 1 isoform X2, with translation MTRILKNNQSIISRRFFCIVGTLYLYRCITMYVTTLPVPGMHFNCSPKLFGDWEAQLRRIMKLIAGGGLSITGSHNMCGDYLYSGHTVMLTLTYLFIKEYSPRRLWWYHWICWLLSVVGIFCILLAHDHYTVDVVVAYYITTRLFWWYHTMANQQVLKEASQMNLLARVWWYRPFQYFERNVQGIVPRSYHWPFPWPVIHLGRQVKYSRLVNDT, from the exons gTCTATTATTAGCAGAAGATTTTTCTGCATAGTTGGCACGCTGTACCTGTATCGGTGTATTACAATGTATGTAACTACACTCCCAGTACCCGGTATGCATTTCAACTGCTCTCCGAAG CTTTTCGGAGACTGGGAAGCCCAACTGCGGAGAATAATGAAGCTCATTGCTGGCGGTGGCCTGTCCATCACGGGCTCCCACAACATGTGTGGGGACTACCTGTACAGCGGCCACACGGTCATGCTCACACTCACCTACCTATTTATCAAAGAGT aTTCCCCTCGACGACTGTGGTGGTACCACTGGATCTGCTGGCTTCTCAGCGTGGTTGGAATCTTCTGTATTCTCTTGGCGCATGACCACTACACTGTGGATGTGGTGGTGGCATATTACATCACCACAAGACTCTTCTGGTGGTACCACACTATGGCCAACCAGCAA GTGCTAAAAGAAGCTTCCCAGATGAACCTCCTGGCCAGAGTGTGGTGGTACAGGCCATTTCAGTACTTTGAAAGGAATGTCCAAGGCATTGTACCTCGATCTTACCATTGGCCCTTCCCCTGGCCAGTAATCCACCTCGGTAGGCAAGTTAAATACAGCCGGTTGGTGAATGACACATAA
- the SGMS1 gene encoding phosphatidylcholine:ceramide cholinephosphotransferase 1 isoform X3 gives MYVTTLPVPGMHFNCSPKLFGDWEAQLRRIMKLIAGGGLSITGSHNMCGDYLYSGHTVMLTLTYLFIKEYSPRRLWWYHWICWLLSVVGIFCILLAHDHYTVDVVVAYYITTRLFWWYHTMANQQVLKEASQMNLLARVWWYRPFQYFERNVQGIVPRSYHWPFPWPVIHLGRQVKYSRLVNDT, from the exons ATGTATGTAACTACACTCCCAGTACCCGGTATGCATTTCAACTGCTCTCCGAAG CTTTTCGGAGACTGGGAAGCCCAACTGCGGAGAATAATGAAGCTCATTGCTGGCGGTGGCCTGTCCATCACGGGCTCCCACAACATGTGTGGGGACTACCTGTACAGCGGCCACACGGTCATGCTCACACTCACCTACCTATTTATCAAAGAGT aTTCCCCTCGACGACTGTGGTGGTACCACTGGATCTGCTGGCTTCTCAGCGTGGTTGGAATCTTCTGTATTCTCTTGGCGCATGACCACTACACTGTGGATGTGGTGGTGGCATATTACATCACCACAAGACTCTTCTGGTGGTACCACACTATGGCCAACCAGCAA GTGCTAAAAGAAGCTTCCCAGATGAACCTCCTGGCCAGAGTGTGGTGGTACAGGCCATTTCAGTACTTTGAAAGGAATGTCCAAGGCATTGTACCTCGATCTTACCATTGGCCCTTCCCCTGGCCAGTAATCCACCTCGGTAGGCAAGTTAAATACAGCCGGTTGGTGAATGACACATAA